The Columba livia isolate bColLiv1 breed racing homer chromosome 2, bColLiv1.pat.W.v2, whole genome shotgun sequence genome includes the window tatttgacattCAAACTTGTTTTCACAGGCATCAAAAGTCGTGCTGTATTCAAATACAAAGCCTCTTGCCATCAACAGCTGTGACCGCTGTAGCATGAACCAGCTCATTGCATGCTGAAGCAACATTGTTGGTCAAGAAACCAGTTTCTGGCATAACGCTATTTGTAGTTACTTTTGCTTTCCCTGAGAGGCGGCAAATAGTAAGATGTAGACATTAACACCTCGTGAATATATTTGATTTTCCATTTAGCTTTATTCAGCACGACTGTAGATAAGGGTAGCAGcaaacagaacatttttaaactGCCAAGGCCTCATACTTGTTCTGAAActgcttgtttcattttcagggAATACTGTTGAATTTAATTGTCTTAATTGGCTGAAATGGCTGAAAAAATCAGGTATTTTGCCCTGGGGAGCTGAGTGCTGCTCTTGTACGCTCCGGCAGCCTTCGGTGAGATTCTCCAGATCTCTGGATTCGCACCAGGATCGAGATAAAGCCCGTTGGCTTCTGCTGCTGTGGAgctttttgttgggttttttttttgaccttGTAGGTGTTACTTTTTTTAGGCTTCACGAGAGCCCGGGAGAAGAGCCGCATATCCTGCTGGAGTGTGACGGCGGCGTGCTGGACGCCATACAGAAACATCTGAAACTGTACAAGATCCGGAGGAAAGTAAACATCGCCCCTTGCCTTGACCTCTCTTTGTGGGCTGTTGTCCCTGGGGAGCCGGCTGGAGACATCGCCGCTTCCATCGCTAAATGTGGAGACCAGGCTGTGGTTTTAACTCCTGACCCCAGGACAGAAGTCATGGGCTGGAGGCTGATTACAAAGAAAGGAGCAAATCTATCAGAGATTATTCCCGGGAGTCATATTGGGAATATTCAGGATTACCACACGCACAGGTATAAACAAGGTAAAGCCAAGTCCTGTTTTGCGCTCTGCGTCACTGGTTTTTTGggagatatatttatttttgtactacCATGGTTTGATCTTATTATCAGAGTCCATACGCTGATATAAGACAAAGGAATAAATTAGAAAAGCCATTGGTATGTCAGTGTGCTTAACTCGTTAATAAGTGCAGGAATTGTTTGCTACTTTGAGGGTAAAAGTAGTTATAATTCCGTCTGGTGGCAGAATCAATAGTAAGTAGTTTCCTGTTACTAAGACTATAGGTTGGTGGATCGGGGACAccaacagcaaaagaaaacccCGATTACTCATTTTCTTAGAGGGAAACTTTGGCGGTTTGAGTCATTTTGATGATTTGGGGATTACGCACAGTCTGTGTGTTTTCCTTGTTGctaagggaggaaaaggaaacaccCTGACTTACTTTGCTAAAAATGTACGAGTGGATTCGCAGAGTTAACTCAGAGGCCAAGGGGCGGACGATTGATTTGAAAGGGAACTCGATCCCGGGAGCTGAGCTCTCATTGATTTTAGTGTTTCCACACAGATAGTGAATTAAATTAATTGGCAGCCTGAAGGATAAAGGTCCTCTGCTTATAGTCAGTGACCTGAGTCCATCTGGTTCGGAAAAGCAAGCTGTTAATGGTTCAAACTGGGCCGGATTGGGGTGGTGTGAAACACAAGCGCTCGCCCAAATACTATTTTTATGTCATTCGTTACAAAAAGAACAATTCCTTTTACAGACATTCGGTGTTGAGGCTTTAACACAGACAGCTTGCCAACTTAATGTTCTTTagctctgaagaaaataacttttactGACATGAAAACCTGCTTATGGGGAGTGGGGGAGGATTTTGCCATTGGCGTGACGGGTACATTGATGCTTTTTTGTGGGAGTCTGCATCCTTCTGGGTGCTTTGAATTTCCAGCAGTACAGTTTTGAGGTGCTGTGACCCTCATGAAATTAGTTTCTAGCGAATAGAATAAGAATAAACATAATTTATGGCTGAGAAGTTCATTATTCCACGCTGCTTCTTAGGGATTCTTTTGGTTTCATGACTCATAGAGGAGGCATGTTCTAGAAATCTTAAAATACTAAAGAACTTCCTCATTGTTTTTACGTTTTCTTAGGAATTCCCGAAGGTGTGAAGGATCTCCCTCCCGGAGTCGCCCTCCCGCTGGAATCAAACCTCACCTACATGAACGGCATCAGCTTTACCAAAGGCTGTTACGTGGGACAGGAGCTGACAGCCCGGACCCACCACGTGGGTGTCATTCGCAAACGTTTGCTGCCGGTTCGCTTCGCGTCCCTCTCCCTGGGGACAACGTTCCCGAGGGTGCCGAGATCTTCACCGAATCGGGAAAATCCGCCGGCAAGTTCCGGGCTGGAGGAGGGGAATTTGGGATAGCTTTGCTGAGGTTAGCGAATATAAACGAAGCACTTTACCTAAATATAGCGGGTGATAAAGTGAAGCTCACTGCGAGTAAACCCGAGTGGTGGCCAAAAAACGCCGGTAAATAAATGAGGAACCACCCCTCGCGCATTTGCCTTATCAAGAATATATTTCGTGTGGTAAATTTGGGAAGGCGACTCTGCCTTCAGCTGTTTGCGGTGGTTGATTTTTTGGTGGGGGGGTTACAGGATTCTTCAAATCAGGATTGAACAGCAGGAACCCAAAGCAGCGGCGGGTCGCTGAGGACGGGACGATGACCTCGTAGGACGCATAAGGAGGCGCAAACTTTCCTGAGGGCGCCCTGTATTTATTTAGGGGGTGCCTCGTATTTATTTAGGGGGTGCCCCATGCTGTTGGGTTGGATTTCTGCTGAATTTTCAGTCCAAATCAACCTGTGCTCTGCGTGGGGTGTGCTGTGTGCCCGGAGCGAGCGATGGGAACTGGAGTTTCCCCATTGTCTGCACTGAATGTTTATGTTTGGAATAACCATTCTGTggtattaaatatatatatgtaattttttttaatggagagcACGCCGCTCTTACCTTGCATAAGATATGTACTCAGGGTAAAGCGTTCACTGCGAATTACTCCTTGCGTTGAGCTGCTTGTCGACCTTGCTGATCAGATGGGCGTTTTATCCCACCACTCGAACTGCTAATTGTGTTCAGGAAGAGGAAAATCTCGCACTCAACGTTGCAGACCTGGATTTTAATAAGTCATTCCTGCTGGGAAAGCTCTCAGACATCCCGGTCTCCTTTTTCAGTGCCTTCCTTTGCCGCTCCTGAGCTTGATCACATGCACTTCCTTCACCCAAACAACTATTTCGGAGAGGAAAGTgatgttttacagaaataagGTGCGGTGGTGCGTGCCCTGGGGTGACTATTGTATTGGTGTACTGGTGCTTGGAGGAGTAATCTCTTACTAGAAACACGAGCCCTCTAGTTGCCAACAGCAATTGAagggtggtgttttgtttttggcaTCAACACCTTTGCTCTGTCAGCTTGTAGAAAAATCCTCCGCACTTTCACGAAGCCTTTGGCAAGGTTTTTCCTCACTCCCTCCTAGTTGAAGGGACAGCGTGTCCCCATCTCAGACCTTTACTCCTTCCCCTGGAAAAGGGGTTAATGCCACACGTGCTCTGGGCTTCATCTGCTCTTCACCAGGGAGGATTTTCACCACATTTGCTTCTTGCTTGTTTCGAGAGCTCTGTACCCCTGGTACCCAAACCCATCCCTGCTGCCGCTGAGCTTTTCTCCATCCACCGTCCTCTGGGGGTTTTCAGAGCAGTGTTtctttgctgcatttttctgcCTCTCGCTGCCTTTTTACCGTTGTGCTTTTTCTGATTTCCGCAGTCAATAACTCCTCTTTGCTTCCCCAAGGCCTCCTCGCCCTGCCGACCTGCAGTTATGTACAGGAGCCCTGTGTAATTTTGTGTTATAATAAAACCATTACACGTGTGTGCAGAAGGACGTGATGAGCTGGTGAGATCCCAtccttaccaaaaaaaaaaacccaaaaaagccACTTGCATGTGTATTTGTAACAAAAACCGTCCAAAGCGCATTCTGCCAAATGTTTCAGCGCCACTGTGAAGGGAATTGGTGAAAAATGCTCGTGTTGGTTAAAACTCTATGCTTGCTGTGAAATGAATctgtgaaatatattaaaaagtttaTTGTATCTGTAATTTAAATGTGGCAGAGAGCTTTTTGGGGTCGTTTGCTGACAAGAAACACGTCTTGCACTGTCCATCACCTCTTTGTCAGGTTTACGATCATTAACAAATTTCTactggaacaaaaataaatgaaaccgTAGCGTTTTGCCCTTCCTGGATCCTCTGATTGTGTCAATGCGGCTTTGCCAA containing:
- the IBA57 gene encoding LOW QUALITY PROTEIN: putative transferase CAF17, mitochondrial (The sequence of the model RefSeq protein was modified relative to this genomic sequence to represent the inferred CDS: inserted 1 base in 1 codon); the encoded protein is MLVRAGAAVSGLAGLRRLWRGGGSGAAACFPLGRALLGVRGADAAVFLQGLLTNDITRLVAGDGPPAAAVPRALYAHALNVQGRCLYDLILYRLHESPGEEPHILLECDGGVLDAIQKHLKLYKIRRKVNIAPCLDLSLWAVVPGEPAGDIAASIAKCGDQAVVLTPDPRTEVMGWRLITKKGANLSEIIPGSHIGNIQDYHTHRYKQGIPEGVKDLPPGVALPLESNLTYMNGISFTKGCYVGQELTARTHHVGVIRKRLLPVRFXVPLPGDNVPEGAEIFTESGKSAGKFRAGGGEFGIALLRLANINEALYLNIAGDKVKLTASKPEWWPKNAGK